In Streptomyces liangshanensis, the DNA window GCGCCCGGGTCCGAGAGGTGGACCTCCAGCAGCGTCCGGTTGATCGCCAGCGGCGTACGCAACTCGTGGGACGCGTTCGCGACGAAGCGCTGCTGCGCCGTGAAGGCACGCTCCAGCCGCTCCAGCATCTCGTCGAACGTGTCCGCGAGCTCCTTCAGCTCGTCGTCCGGGCCGTCCAGCTCGATCCGCCGCGAGAGGTCGGAGCCGACCACGCGCCGTGCGGTACGGGTGATCCGGCCCAGCGGCGAGAGCACGCGGCCCGCCATCGCGTACCCGAAGGCGAACGCGATGATGCTCAGGCCCACCAGCGCGAACAGGGAACGGGTGAGCAGGTCGTCGAGTGCCTGGGCCCGCTGGTGGTTGACGCAGCTGTTGATCGCCGCGTTGGCCTCGTCGGGGGTGAGCTGGGCCGGCAGCCTGCAGGTGTCGCTGCTCACCGCACCCGAGAGGAGGGTGAAGGGGAGCTTGCTGCCCACGTGCAGGGCCTGCGCCGCGAGCAGGTAGATGATCGAGAGCAGCAGGATGCCGGCGATCAGGAACATCCCGCCGTACAGCAGCGTGAGACGTATGCGGATCGTCGGACGCACCCAGGGCAGCGTCTGGTCGGGCCGTCTCGGGTCCCAGGTCGGCTTGGGAGGTGCCGAGGGCGGCAGCGGGTTGCTCGCCATCCGCGTCAGATCCGGTATCCCGAACCGGGGACCGTGACGATCACGGGCGGCTCGGCCAGCTTGCGGCGCAGGGTCATGACAGTGACCCGCACGACGTTGGTGAACGGGTCCGTGTTCTCGTCCCAGGCCTTCTCCAGCAGCTGCTCGGCCGAGACGACCGCGCCCTCGCTGCGCATCAGGACCTCCAGCACCGCGAACTCCTTGGGGGCGAGCTGGATCTCCTTGCCCTCGCGGAAGACCTCGCGCCGGTTCGGGTCGAGCTTGATCCCCGAGCGCTCCAGGACGGGCGGCAGCGGCACCGTCGTCCGCCGGCCGAGCGCGCGGACGCGGGCGGTCAGCTCGGTGAAGGCGAAGGGCTTGGGCAGGTAGTCGTCCGCGCCCAGCTCCAGTCCCTCGACCCGGTCGCTGACGTCGCCCGAGGCCGTGAGCATGAGGACCCGGGTGGGCACCCCCAGCTCCACGATCCGGCGGCAGACGTCGTCCCCGTGCACCAGGGGAAGGTCCCGGTCCAGCACCACCACGTCGTAGTCGTTGACCCCGATCCGCTCCAGGGCCGCCGCGCCGTCGTACACGACGTCGACGGCCATGGCCTCCCGGCGCAGTCCGGTGGCCACCGCATCGGCGAGCAGTTGCTCGTCCTCGACGACGAGTACGCGCACGGCGCTGTTCCTTCCTCTGGTCGCCCGTCACCTGGGATCAGGGCAGGTCGTCGCACTGGGTGTGCGTCCCCATCCTGCCCGCTACGCCCATAAACCGGCGGTAAGACGAGACCGGGCCCCGGACACCGCACGGCGGACGGGCCCCGGGCGGGGGCGCGGACCGGGGCCTGGCGGCCTCACCAGGCAGGACGGAAGAACCTGTCCGGGCCCGGCGGGAATACTCGGGATTCTTTGAAGAGTTGAGGTTTCTCGAAGACGGAGCCTGGGGAAAACGACTTCACATCCGAGATCACGCCCTGTTTGTGGCATGTCAGGTCCCACAACTGCCCCCCAGTAGGCAGTGGGCGCGTGATCACCCGCCGTCGGCACACCCCCGTGCCATCGACCACGACGTCGGCACACCCCCGTGCCACTGACCCACGACGAGGGGGCGCAATGGACGCATTCACCGCAGGGCTGCTGCAGCGTATAAAGGCCACGGAAACCGATCTCACCCATGCCCGGGAAGCGGGAGACGACTTCCTCGCGGACGTCGAGCAGGAAGAGCTGGACGATCTGCGCCGGCTCGCCGCGGAACATGGCGTGGAGGTCGGCGCGGCCAGCGTCTGACCGGCCCGAACGACCCGTACGACCTGTACGACCTGTACGAACCGTACGACCGAACACTTCTGGAAGAACACACGAAGCACACGCATCACACGCATGACGTCAGTGTGAACAGCCCCGGTGCCGAGGGGACGGCATCGGGGCTGTTCCGTGTGCTGTTCCGTCAGTCGTGCCAGGCGCCGTACTCCTCCAGCAGTGCCTGGAGCGGCTCGAACACACCGGGCGGCGCGGCCACCGCCAGGTCCCACGCCGGCCGCTCGCCGGGCCGGCCGCCGGTCAGCGCCCCCGCCTCCCGCGCGATCAGGTCCCCGGCCGCCAGGTCCCACGGGTGCAGCCCGCGCTCGTAGTAGCCGTCCAGCCTCCCCGCCGCCACGTCGCACAGGTCGACGGCGGCCGAACCGCCCCGCCGGATGTCCCGCAGCCGCGGGATCAGGCGCTGGGCGATGTCCGCCTGGTGGGCACGGACGGTGGTGACGTAGTTGAAGCCCGTCGACACCAGGGCGCGTTCCAGCGGCGGGGCCGGGCGGCAGCGGACCGGCCGGTCGTTCAGGAAGGCGCCGCCGCCGAGGACGGCCCGGAAGGTCTCGCGGCGCATCGGGATCTCCACGACGCCCACCAGCCGCTCCCCGTCGCGCTCGGCGGCGATGGACACGGACCAGGTGGGCAGGCCGTAGAGGTAGTTCACGGTGCCGTCCAGCGGGTCGACGACCCAGCGGATGCCGCTCGTACCCGCCGAGCTGGCGCCCTCCTCGCCGAGGAAGCCGTCGTCGGGGCGGTGCTCGCTCAGGTAGCCGGTGATCAGCTTCTCGGCGGCGATGTCCATCTCGGTCACCACGTCGACGGGGCTGGACTTCGTGGCGGCGACGGCGAGGTCGTCGGGCCGGCCGTCGCGCAGCAGCGCGCCCGCCCGCCGGGCGGCCTCCAGGGCCAGGGCCAGCAGCTCCCCCGCGAAGGGGTCGGTGGAGGGGTCGGTCGGTGCGTCGGTCACAGCGGGCTCCTTCAGGCGTACGGACTGTCGGCGCCCGCGGCGGCGGGCCGCGGGGCCCGGGCCGGGCAGCAACCGACCGGGCAGAGGTCGTGGCCGGCGCCGAGAGCGCCCAGCGCGCAGCGCTCCACGGACTCCCCCCGTTCGGCGGCGGCCCGCTCCAGCAGGAGATCACGTACGGCGGCGGCGAAGCGCGGGTCCGCGCCCACGGTGGCCGAGCGGCGGACGGGCAGGCCCAGCTCCGCGGCCTTGGCGGTGGCCTCGGTGTCGAGGTCGTACAGGACCTCCATGTGGTCCGAGACGAAGCCGATGGGAGCCATCACGACGGCGGGGACGCCCTGCGCGTGCAGCGTCTCCAGGTGGTCGCAGATGTCCGGTTCGAGCCAGGGGATGTGGGGCGCGCCGCTGCGCGACTGGTAGACGAGCTGCCAGGGGTGCTCGACGCCGGTCTCCTCGCGTACGGCGTCCACGATCACGCGCGCGGCGTCGAGGTGCTGGGCGACGTAGGCGCCGCCGTCCCCGTGGTCCTCGACGGGGCCCGACGTGTCGGCGGCCGCGGTCGGGACGGAGTGCGTGGTGAAGGCGAGGTGGGCGCCCGCGCGCACGTCCTCGGGCAGGTCCGCGAGGGAGGCGATCACGCTCTCGGTCATGGGGCGCAGGAAGCCGGGGTGGTTGAAGTAGTGCCGCAGCTTGTCGACGCGGGGCGGCTCGATGCCCTCGGCGGTGAGGGTGGCGAGGGCGTCGGCGAGGTTCTCGCGGTACTGGCGGCAGCCCGAGTACGAGGCGTACGCGCTGGTGGCGAGGACGGCGATGCGGCGCCGGCCGTCGGCCGCCATCTCCCGCAGGGTGTCGGTGAGGTAGGGCGCCCAGTTGCGGTTCCCCCAGTAGACGGGCAGGTCCACGCCGTGCTCGGCGAAGTCCTTCCGCAGCGCTTCCAGGAGGGCACGGTTCTGTTCGTTGATCGGGCTGACGCCCCCGAACAGGAAGTAGTGCTTGCCCACTTCCTTGAGCCGCTCCTCGGGGATGCCGCGGCCCCTGGTCACGTTGGCCAGGAACGGAACCACGTCGTCCGGTCCTTCGGGGCCGCCGAAGGACAACAGGAGCAGGGCGTCGTACGGGGTGGTCGTGTGCTGTTCGGGCATGGTTCGATCCTCCCACCAACCGGGGTACGACCGACCACCGCCGCCCCCGGTGCCGGAACACGCCGCCGGGCCGCCCGCCGCCGCGCGGGTGGGTGGTGGAGGCCCGCGCGGCGGTCCTGAGTATGATCCCCCTCCAACCGGCCGGGGCTCGCCTTTCCCGGCCGTGGCGGGAGCGCGCGCGGTCGCGGTGGCGTTCCCGGGGGATCGCCGGCTGCGCGAGCCGGTCACTGTTCGGGGAGGGCACGGGCCGGATGACCAGGACCGACACAGGCACGACGAGCAAGACCACGTGGCGCAACTGGGCGGGGAACGTCACCGCCCGCCCCGCGCGTACGGTCTCCCCCGCCTCCGTGGACGAGCTGTCCGCGGTCGTGCGCAGGGCCGCCGCCGACGGGTTGAAGGTGAAGGCGGGCGGTACGGGTCACTCGTTCACCGCCGTGGCGGCCACGGACGGTGTGCGCATACGGCCCGACCTGCTGACCGGGATCCGGGAGATCGACCGGACCGGCGCGACCGTCACGGTCGAGGCGGGCACCCCCCTGAAGCGGCTGAACGCGGCGCTGGCCAGGGAGGGACTGTCGCTCACCAACATGGGCGACATCATGGAACAGACCGTGGCGGGCGCGATATCCACCGGCACGCACGGCACCGGCCGCGAGTCGGCGTCGATCTCCGCGCAGGTGCGGGCGCTGGAGCTGCTCACCGCCGACGGCTCGGTCCTGCGGTGCTCTCCGGAGGAGAACGCGGACGTCTTCACCGCGGCCCGGGTGGGACTGGGCGCGCTCGGCGTGATCACGGCGGTGACGTTCGCCGTCGAGCCGGTCTTCCTGCTGACGGCCCGTGAGGAGCCGATGAGCTTCGACCGGGTGACGGCGGAGTTCGACCAGCACGTCGCCGAGAACGAGCACTTCGAGTTCTACTGGTTCCCGCACACCGGGAACTGCAGCACCAAGCGGAACAACCGCAGCGCCGGCCTGCCGGCCCCGCTGGGCCGGGTCAGCGGGTGGATGGAGGACGAGTTCATCGCCAACGGCCTGTTCGAGGTCGTCTGCCAGGTCGGCAAGGCCGTTCCCATGGTCATACCGCCGCTCGCACGGGTCTCCAGCCGCGTCATGTCCGCCCGTACGTACACGGACATTCCTTACAAGGTCTTCACTTCCCCGCGCCGGGTGCGCTTCCTGGAGATGGAGTACGCGCTCCCCCGGGACCAGGCGGTGGCGGCGTTGCGCGAGGTGAAGGCCATGGTCGAGCGGTCCCCGCTGAAGATCAGCTTCCCCGTGGAGATCCGTACGGCGCCGGCGGACGACATCCCGCTGTCGACGGCCTCGGGGCGGGAGACCGCGTACATCGCGGTGCACCTGTACCGGGGCACCCCGCACCGCTCGTACTTCACCGCGGTGGAGCGGATCATGGTCGCGCACGGCGGGCGGCCGCACTGGGGGAAGGTCCACACGCGGGACGCGGCGTACCTGGCCGAGGCCTACCCGCGCTTCGCCGAGTTCACGGCGGTACGGGACCGGCTCGACCCGGACCGGCTGTTCGGCAACGACTACCTGCGGCGGGTCCTCGGGGGCTGAGGCGCCCGGCCTGTGCCGGTTGGGGGCCTTCTGTCCGGTGCGGCCGTCGCCTCATCCGGCGGGCGTCTTGGCGCCGGTGCCGGGGGTCCTGCCGCCCGTGCCTCCGGGGTTCGTGCCGCCGTCGGCGCCCGACGTACCGTTCCCGGCCTTCCCGCCGTTCCCGCCGCCCGTCGGGGTGGGGGTCGGTGTGGGGGTGGCCGGCGGGGTGGTCGCGGAGTGCGAGGGCGTGGGGGTCGGGGACGCGGGCGGGGTGCCGCCCTGACCACTCGTACCGCCCTGGCCCGCACCGCCGCCTGAGGTGGTGCCGGGCGGGGGCGCCGCCGGGGCCGTACCGCCGTCCGATGGCCCGCCCCCGCCGGTGCCGGACGTCCCGCCGGGGTCCTGGCCGGGGTCCGGGGTGTCGCCGGGGGTGTGCGAGGGGGCGCGCCGGTCGTGGCCGCCGCCGACGACGGTTCCCACGGTGGTGCCCTTGCCGCCGCTGAGGTCGCGGCCCGAGATCAGTTCGAATCCGGTGATGCCGATCATCGCGACCAGGAAGACCACGACGGCGGCGCGGACGGGGCGCTTCCACCCGCGGACCCGGGTGCCGTGGACGGTGGCCTCGCCGAACTCCCCGTCCCGGGGCGGGACCTCCCCCGCCGCCGCCGGGGACGGACGGGGTGGCGTCGGCGCGGCCGGGACCTGACGGCCCTTCGGTTTCGCCTGGACGGTCACCACGCGTATCTGCTCGCCGGTGCGGCGGAAGACGTGCTGGAAGACGGACGCCCCGCAGGTGGCGACGACGCTGACCACACCCGCGCCGATGACCGTGCCGTAGACGCCGAGCTGGGAGGCGAGGACAGCGGCGGTGATCGCGGCGACCGCGCTGCCCGCGACCTGGGGCACGCTCAGATCCAGCCGCTTCCGCGACGGTTTCGCGTCGTTCTCCACCTGGTCCGTACCGCCGGTCTTCCCCGGGTCCATCTCCACCCCCTCGCAGCCCTTTCCGTCCCACCCTGCACCAGGAAGGGACAGTTAAGCGAAGTGAATCGTTCCGCTTCTGTGGATTGTGTGAAGCTTGACACGCGTGCACGGCGGATGCCTGGGCCCAACTCCCGTGCCCGTGGAGAACTTGAGCGGCGCGCCGCTCCACCCGCATGGCCCGAATGGAGTACTGTGGCGAGCCCTGGGGCCGGACTCCCTCATGGAGTCCGGGACCTACGGGAAGGGGGCCGAAGGTGGCACTCGATCCGGCGGCGCCGCGGCACCGCACGGGCGCCTGCTGCACAGGGTGACGAGGTCCGTCACTCTGCGTCGCGAAGAGGTAACCGTGCCATCACGGCGATCCAGGGCACTTGCCCGACACGCCGGGCAGCACGGCAAGGTTGTGGCAGGCTGCACCCGGGCAGGCCACACTCGACTAGCGGAAGCAGCGACGCACGTGACGTCGGCAGGCACCACCCGGGAGGTCCCCATGCCCGAACTGCGTGTCGTGGCCGTCTCCAACGACGGCACACGACTGGTGCTCAAGGCTGCGGACAGCACGGAATACACGCTTCCGATCGACGAGCGGCTCCGGGCTGCCGTCCGCAACGACCGCGCCCGGCTCGGCCAGATCGAGATCGAGGTGGAGAGCCATCTCCGGCCTCGTGACATCCAGGCCCGGATACGGGCGGGCGCCTCCGCCGAGGAGGTCGCGCAGCACGCCGGCATCCCGGTGGACCGGGTCCGCCGGTTCGAGGGTCCGGTGCTGGCGGAGCGCGCCTTCATGGCCGAACGGGCGCGGAAGACCGCCGTCCGCCGGCCCGGCGAGAACGCGGGTCCCCAGCTCGGCGAGGCTGTGCAGGAGCGCCTGACGCTGCGTGGCGCCGAGAAGGAGACCGTCCAGTGGGACTCGTGGCGCCGCGACGACGGCACCTGGGAAGTCCTGCTGGTGTACCTGGTCGCGGGCGAGCCGCACTCGGCGAGCTGGACGTACGACCCGCCCCGGCGGCTCGTCCAGGCCGTCGACGACGAGGCGCGCGCGCTGATCGGCGACAC includes these proteins:
- a CDS encoding response regulator transcription factor — translated: MRVLVVEDEQLLADAVATGLRREAMAVDVVYDGAAALERIGVNDYDVVVLDRDLPLVHGDDVCRRIVELGVPTRVLMLTASGDVSDRVEGLELGADDYLPKPFAFTELTARVRALGRRTTVPLPPVLERSGIKLDPNRREVFREGKEIQLAPKEFAVLEVLMRSEGAVVSAEQLLEKAWDENTDPFTNVVRVTVMTLRRKLAEPPVIVTVPGSGYRI
- a CDS encoding sensor histidine kinase, yielding MASNPLPPSAPPKPTWDPRRPDQTLPWVRPTIRIRLTLLYGGMFLIAGILLLSIIYLLAAQALHVGSKLPFTLLSGAVSSDTCRLPAQLTPDEANAAINSCVNHQRAQALDDLLTRSLFALVGLSIIAFAFGYAMAGRVLSPLGRITRTARRVVGSDLSRRIELDGPDDELKELADTFDEMLERLERAFTAQQRFVANASHELRTPLAINRTLLEVHLSDPGAPGELQQLGKTLLATNERSEQLVEGLLLLARSDNQLVERKPVDLAEVAARAVDQTAGEALAKNVVIRGERAPAVVQGNGVLLERIALNLVQNAVRYNVPEDGWVEVTTSMEPGQAVLVVSNTGPVVPAYEIDNLFEPFRRLRTERTGSDKGVGLGLSIARSVARAHGGRIIAEPREGGGLVMRVTLPV
- a CDS encoding inositol monophosphatase family protein; amino-acid sequence: MTDAPTDPSTDPFAGELLALALEAARRAGALLRDGRPDDLAVAATKSSPVDVVTEMDIAAEKLITGYLSEHRPDDGFLGEEGASSAGTSGIRWVVDPLDGTVNYLYGLPTWSVSIAAERDGERLVGVVEIPMRRETFRAVLGGGAFLNDRPVRCRPAPPLERALVSTGFNYVTTVRAHQADIAQRLIPRLRDIRRGGSAAVDLCDVAAGRLDGYYERGLHPWDLAAGDLIAREAGALTGGRPGERPAWDLAVAAPPGVFEPLQALLEEYGAWHD
- a CDS encoding ferrochelatase translates to MPEQHTTTPYDALLLLSFGGPEGPDDVVPFLANVTRGRGIPEERLKEVGKHYFLFGGVSPINEQNRALLEALRKDFAEHGVDLPVYWGNRNWAPYLTDTLREMAADGRRRIAVLATSAYASYSGCRQYRENLADALATLTAEGIEPPRVDKLRHYFNHPGFLRPMTESVIASLADLPEDVRAGAHLAFTTHSVPTAAADTSGPVEDHGDGGAYVAQHLDAARVIVDAVREETGVEHPWQLVYQSRSGAPHIPWLEPDICDHLETLHAQGVPAVVMAPIGFVSDHMEVLYDLDTEATAKAAELGLPVRRSATVGADPRFAAAVRDLLLERAAAERGESVERCALGALGAGHDLCPVGCCPARAPRPAAAGADSPYA
- a CDS encoding D-arabinono-1,4-lactone oxidase → MTRTDTGTTSKTTWRNWAGNVTARPARTVSPASVDELSAVVRRAAADGLKVKAGGTGHSFTAVAATDGVRIRPDLLTGIREIDRTGATVTVEAGTPLKRLNAALAREGLSLTNMGDIMEQTVAGAISTGTHGTGRESASISAQVRALELLTADGSVLRCSPEENADVFTAARVGLGALGVITAVTFAVEPVFLLTAREEPMSFDRVTAEFDQHVAENEHFEFYWFPHTGNCSTKRNNRSAGLPAPLGRVSGWMEDEFIANGLFEVVCQVGKAVPMVIPPLARVSSRVMSARTYTDIPYKVFTSPRRVRFLEMEYALPRDQAVAALREVKAMVERSPLKISFPVEIRTAPADDIPLSTASGRETAYIAVHLYRGTPHRSYFTAVERIMVAHGGRPHWGKVHTRDAAYLAEAYPRFAEFTAVRDRLDPDRLFGNDYLRRVLGG
- the sepH gene encoding septation protein SepH, whose product is MPELRVVAVSNDGTRLVLKAADSTEYTLPIDERLRAAVRNDRARLGQIEIEVESHLRPRDIQARIRAGASAEEVAQHAGIPVDRVRRFEGPVLAERAFMAERARKTAVRRPGENAGPQLGEAVQERLTLRGAEKETVQWDSWRRDDGTWEVLLVYLVAGEPHSASWTYDPPRRLVQAVDDEARALIGDTDDTLASKEPSFPFVPRIARLPRDRPMDRALDRGPERAALPESEESERDSLTSLLEAVPSFRGDMVVPERPAPPDPPDADPGPAPDEEEPVAPAASAGAGSAYADVLMPRSVAGHRDRLTGTTDRQAEADGVRPGRRAAVPSWDEIVFGTRRKKQD